A DNA window from Cherax quadricarinatus isolate ZL_2023a chromosome 25, ASM3850222v1, whole genome shotgun sequence contains the following coding sequences:
- the mRpL23 gene encoding large ribosomal subunit protein uL23m: MSSRLYPIYQQGNPQLRIFLPNFFMKLVKPSDPQPPNVVQFIVPVQMTRYDIKNYLEKIYSVPVENIVTHVRMGKFERNFKGYIIKKDDYKVAYVTLPRTEKFVFPDLFPENKQKEADKELEKIDTLKAEWDASIKRHKHRQGVPTWFGL, from the exons ATGTCAAGTAGATT GTATCCCATCTACCAGCAAGGGAATCCACAGTTACGAATATTTCTTCCAAATTTCTTTATGAAGCTTGTTAAGCCGAGTGACCCACAACCCCCCAATGTTGTCCAGTTCATTGTGCCAGTGCAGATGACCAGATATGACATCAAAAATTATTTGGAAAAAATTTACAGTGTTCCAGTGGAAAATATTGTAACACATGTGAGAATGG GCAAGTTTGAAAGGAACTTTAAGGGTTACATCATCAAAAAGGATGACTATAAAGTTGCTTATGTAACACTG ccCAGGACAGAGAAATTTGTATTCCCAGATCTCTTCCCAGAAAACAAACAAAAGGAGGCAGATAAAGAACTTGAGAAGATTGACACTCTAAAGGCTGAATGGGACGCAAGCATTAAAAGACACAAGCACCGGCAGGGAGTTCCAACATGGTTTGGATTGTAA